The genome window aattttcgttccaaaattaaacaattcttacaaaattaaatttgtagttaaataaattataaggtaaataaattattgaaatattactaaaaagttttatagagtttttacaaattcaaatgataaaaatgaaatttaatattattacagGTGTCTTCGTATTCTGGGCGTTTAAAGGAGATCGTTAAATTTGGATGCTTGAAATATGAACAAATAAGCGCGATTTTCTCTGTGTTATAACAGTGTAATGTTAGGGGAGTAGATCGCTTATTCAAAACCATTTCCATTTGGCGCCTGCTTGcagaaaacaataaatggTCCAGAGTCATGTCCGATATGTTTAAGATCTTTAGAGATGAACAACAGGCGACAGTTTCCCAAAGATCAATCTCCGACCTCCAAATCTCACATTTGATCGTATCAAGTCGTTCCAGCAAAGGTAAAACCGCAATCAACTTATTTAGATCTTCGTTGACTTTATGGATGCAGTGATTTGAATGCCATAAGGTTAAATGACGCAAGTTTCTAAAGCTTTTAAGGTTCactaatttttcaaaacaagtAAAGTGTAACGTAATTTTCTCAACATCCTTAGCTCGCATCTGTATTATACAGTTCATTCGTGAcatattacttaaattaagtGTTCGAAGCTTAGGCAAACACACTATCATAATAAATTGCTGTTCATTTAACGTCTCATATACAAGCACCAGATCTTCCAGTTTCTGCAATCCATCAATTATTTTGGCGAAACCTGCGGGTCGGGAAATGGATTGAAACATAAGACGAATTTCGAGTCTTCGCAAATGCTTCCAATTTCTCAAGTGGATAATATCAAATGGACCTCTAGGATTGATACTTGTTATATCTGGAAATATTCTCGCCATTAATTGTATGAATTTGTGAATATtcgttttattataattcgaGTATCCGTAGGGCATAAAGTTGTCGTCAGTCCGTAATCTCAGTGATCTCATTTCCGGGAATTTGTAGTACGTCCAACATTTTAGTCTAGCGTATGTTATACCGGTTAGATCCAACTCTCGCACCGTTGGACTAATCACAGACAGAATACCATGCAACAGTTCTTGTTTCGTTTCGAAGTATTCAAAGAGTTCGTCATCCAAAATAAATGTCTGCTGATGTTGCCAATATTCGCAGATATTCGAGTTGAAACGATTCGTTGATTTTCCTTTGGTTGCTTCGAATAGGTTTATTTGTTCTTGAAACGTCAAACACTTTAGTATGAGCTCTTGGGCATAATAGTCAAGAATATCTAACATAGTAaacgaaattatttttaatgtctaaaatatttttaatcagcacgtttttgactaattttattataaagttcGGATGAAAGCGCAGTGGCAGCCTTGAATACCAGAATGCATAATTACCGATAGTTTCAACGTCACTCACTAGTGCTGCCACTTCTTGaggaaaaaatagctgtttctggctgaaAAGCATTTTGGCGTGCActttttgcatagttttagaaaaaaactTGTAGCATAGcttagctgaatatatatttaaaacagctatttttccggctaatagcaattttcaaaattttctagCAACtgatatttgaaaatagccagagctAGCTATAGATTAGCTAAGTTGGCAGCTGTGGCTAGAAGTGATACAATCAGTGCTGGGAAATTGTAGTTCGATTTCAATAGTTCGATAAGTGCTAAAgcttaataaattcattagttttaaaatatttattcctAAACTATACTTTGTAAATTAGAagtgcaattttaaatatatatttaatatcattttttttacttttataagcATGTGAAATAATCGATATTAATCGGATTGTTTGAACACAGAGTTTTGCAGCTTACAACACTGCTTATGTTTTCGGAAGccgcattttatttattgtagatAAAATTGTCATATTGCTTGCTgtaaatgaaatatgaaatattgaattaatacTGTGACTTTAACAAACAATTGTGCTACAGTGTGTGGTGCAATTAATAAGCAACTGCTgaagcaatttaatttatttactttgacgTCGACAACATtgccggcaacaacaacaacaacaaaaacgcaaTGACTTCTGCACGGgatctaattaaaattgatatagTAAGCACAGCataataattaagttaatatgtataaataatgctaaatttgacttttatataGGAATGGGGCATGGAACGCTTGGTGCGTGCCCAACAGGTCGTCGAGCTGCGTCCCTATGACATTGAATCCTGGTCGGTGATGCTTCGCGAGGCGCAAACACGTCCAATTCACGAGGTGCGCAGTCTTTACGAGTCCCTGGTGAATGTATTTCCCACCACGGCACGTTATTGGAAGCTCTACATCGAAATGGAGATGCGTAGTCGTTACTATGAGCGTGTGGAGAAGCTCTTTCAGCGTTGTCTGGTCAAGATACTCAACATAGATCTGTGGAAGCTATACTTGACCTATGTGAAGGAGACCAAAGCTGGTCTCAGCACACACAAGTAAGTAAATGTGCTTtagcaacaaatgtttatCTCAATTTTCTACCCTTTGACAGAGAGAAGATGGCACAGGCTTATGATTTTGCGCTGGAAAAGATTGGCATGGATTTGCATTCGTTTAGCATTTGGCAGGATTACATATATTTCTTGCGCGGCGTCGAGGCGGTGGGCAACTATGCGGAGAATCAAAAGATCACCGCCGTGCGACGTGTCTACCAAAAGGCGGTGGTTACGCCCATTGTGGGCATTGAGCAACTGTGGAAGGATTACATTGCCTTTGAGCAGAACATAAATCCCATCATATCGGAGAAAATGAGTCTAGAGCGTTCCAAGTACGTGCTGCTATATGAAAACCCATTAATAGTTATATGTACTTATACTTAATGTATTCCTTTAAGGGATTATATGAACGCACGTCGTGTGGCCAAGGAGCTGGAGTATCATACCAAGGGTCTTAATCGTAATTTGCCCGCTGTGCCGCCCACATTGACCAAAGAGGAGACCAAACAAGTGGAGCTATGGAAACGTTTCATAACCTACGAGAAATCGAATCCATTGCGCACCGAGGACACAGCTCTAGTCACCAGACGTGTCATGTTTGCCACAGAGCAGTGTCTGCTGGTTTTAACCCATCATCCGGCCGTGTGGCATCAGGCATCACAATTCCTGGACACCAGCGCACGCGCTCTCACCGAGAAAGGCGTGCGTAGTCGTATTCAAAGAAACCACAAGTCAAAACCAAAACGAAACGCAAATAGAAAAGAGATGCTATTCAAAATTCTtgtctcgttgttgttgttgttgctactatTGTGAAGTGTCGCCCCTTGGGTAACGTGGCACATGGCAGCTGCATGCCACATATTGTGGCAACCATTTGCTGCGTTGCCTTTGGCATTGGCCGCACGCATTTTACTCGACCCGCAATTCCCTACAATCATATATCTAAGCCAAAACTTGTTATGTTTTTAGATACTGCTTTAATTGTttacttctaaaatcaataatttattgtttaacacAGGATGTGCAAGCTGCCAAAATCTTTGCGGATGAATGTGCCAACATCTTGGAGCGCTCCATTAATGGTGTGCTGAATCGCAATGCGCTTCTCTACTTTGCCTATGCGGACTTTGAGGAGGGTCGTCTCAAGTACGAGAAGGTCCACTCCATGTATAACAAGCTGCTTACGCTGCCTGACATTGATCCCACACTGGTAAGACTCTCTCTGATCCTCTCTAGAAATATAACTAGCAGTAATTTGTTCTTATAAGATATAcaagactttaaaaaaaaattgtaaggaaattagaataaaacgtaatgaaaaattgaagcaaaatctaggaaatcaattcaattcaattgcaaaaaaaaaaaaacaaaaataaataaatataattttcagagATTAAAACGGCGACCAGAACCtttaaccggtattaaccgattgaaattggaaatCGTAACtgtaactaaaatatttttattataacgAAATTATTCTATCCGAAAAAACCGactcaaaaataaagtttcaaATCGGTGCAATCaagtattaaattcaattatgttgtTAAGGTGTAAccattgtttttaaaaataagttagatttttaattttaatttgaataataaatagatattatatttttagttaaagaattttttgttgacaaaattaatattttcttaaatatttttctaaataaattttgtttttttttttgtaaaccgAAATTATAGCCGTATTTCGAAAccgaaatatataaaaaaccgTGAACGCTTATCGTAGGAATCAAACCATAAGATTAGTCTATttcataaagaaataaatagttttaattttttatagaaagAGATTTAGAATTTcatatttcttcttcttttaggTCTATGTGCAGTATATGAAGTTCGCCCGTCGTGCGGAGGGCATTAAATCGGCTCGTGGCATTTTTAAGAAGGCTCGTGAGGATGTACGTTCCCGTTATCACATCTTTGTGGCGGCCGCTTTAATGGAGTACTACTGTTCCAAGGACAAGGAAATTGCATTCCGCATCTTTGAGCTCGGCTTAAAACGTTTCGGCGGCAGTCCCGAATATGTCATGTGCTACATTGATTATCTCTCACATCTCAACGAGGATAACAATACCCGTGTGCTATTCGAGCGTGTCTTGAGCTCGGGAGGATTATCTCCGCATAAGAGCGTGGAGGTCTGGAATCGTTTTCTTGAGTTCGAGTCCAATATTGGTGATTTGTCCAGCATTGTGAAAGTGGAGCGACGAAGGAGTGCAATCTTTGAAaatgtaagtaaaaaaattaaaatatttccagaGCAATGTAAATATTAAGCCATATTCCCACTGAACTTTGGGAATAAATGATGTAGAGTAATTAAATTCAGTTTGCAATTAGTTGAAGGGTTCATAAAAACGTAAGCATAAATGACAAATGCGAAAGTGGCTTAAAAAGTGCTGGAAAACAGTTTTCTACATTTATAGACCCATTGAACTCTGGGAATATGTTCAGTAGAACCATGAAATTTGGTATGCAGCTAGTTAGAGGGTTTATATAAGTGCTTGTATGTATACCAACAGCGAGGGTTGCTTGCAAAGTACTAAAAGAGATATTGCTCTTTTTATTGACACATTAAATTCGGGGAATATGTCATGAAGTTCGGGCACGAAACTGGTGAGAAAGTTTCTTGAAGTGTTGAGGTATCAGCTATAAACAAGGGTAgcttaataacttaaaatttaggAACGAGAGTACATTCTGAATATTGAACTCtgggaatatttaaaatataactatgTACTTTGGTATGCAACTTTTTTAAAGGTTTTTACAAGTGTTGGCATATATACCAAATGCGAGGGCTGTTTAAG of Drosophila innubila isolate TH190305 chromosome X, UK_Dinn_1.0, whole genome shotgun sequence contains these proteins:
- the LOC117792937 gene encoding protein suppressor of forked isoform X2 → MAQAYDFALEKIGMDLHSFSIWQDYIYFLRGVEAVGNYAENQKITAVRRVYQKAVVTPIVGIEQLWKDYIAFEQNINPIISEKMSLERSKDYMNARRVAKELEYHTKGLNRNLPAVPPTLTKEETKQVELWKRFITYEKSNPLRTEDTALVTRRVMFATEQCLLVLTHHPAVWHQASQFLDTSARALTEKGDVQAAKIFADECANILERSINGVLNRNALLYFAYADFEEGRLKYEKVHSMYNKLLTLPDIDPTLVYVQYMKFARRAEGIKSARGIFKKAREDVRSRYHIFVAAALMEYYCSKDKEIAFRIFELGLKRFGGSPEYVMCYIDYLSHLNEDNNTRVLFERVLSSGGLSPHKSVEVWNRFLEFESNIGDLSSIVKVERRRSAIFENLKEYEGKETAQLVDRYKFLDLYPCTSTELKSIGYAENVGIILNKVSGATSGANSHHNDAETDGEATQPLPRPDFTQMIPFKPRSCAHPGAHPLAGGVFPQPPALAALCAALPPPNSFRGPFVSVELLFDIFMRLNLPESAPQPNGDNDLTPKIFDLAKSVHWIVDTSTYTGVQHSVTAMPPRRRRLLPGGDDSDDELQTTAPPTNDIYRLRQLKRFAKSN
- the LOC117792937 gene encoding protein suppressor of forked isoform X1, whose amino-acid sequence is MTSARDLIKIDIEWGMERLVRAQQVVELRPYDIESWSVMLREAQTRPIHEVRSLYESLVNVFPTTARYWKLYIEMEMRSRYYERVEKLFQRCLVKILNIDLWKLYLTYVKETKAGLSTHKEKMAQAYDFALEKIGMDLHSFSIWQDYIYFLRGVEAVGNYAENQKITAVRRVYQKAVVTPIVGIEQLWKDYIAFEQNINPIISEKMSLERSKDYMNARRVAKELEYHTKGLNRNLPAVPPTLTKEETKQVELWKRFITYEKSNPLRTEDTALVTRRVMFATEQCLLVLTHHPAVWHQASQFLDTSARALTEKGDVQAAKIFADECANILERSINGVLNRNALLYFAYADFEEGRLKYEKVHSMYNKLLTLPDIDPTLVYVQYMKFARRAEGIKSARGIFKKAREDVRSRYHIFVAAALMEYYCSKDKEIAFRIFELGLKRFGGSPEYVMCYIDYLSHLNEDNNTRVLFERVLSSGGLSPHKSVEVWNRFLEFESNIGDLSSIVKVERRRSAIFENLKEYEGKETAQLVDRYKFLDLYPCTSTELKSIGYAENVGIILNKVSGATSGANSHHNDAETDGEATQPLPRPDFTQMIPFKPRSCAHPGAHPLAGGVFPQPPALAALCAALPPPNSFRGPFVSVELLFDIFMRLNLPESAPQPNGDNDLTPKIFDLAKSVHWIVDTSTYTGVQHSVTAMPPRRRRLLPGGDDSDDELQTTAPPTNDIYRLRQLKRFAKSN